CAGCAGACATAACACGATTCAGCAGGACCGCCAAAAGGAAGCGAGGTAGCCATCATGGCCAAAACCATCGGCATCGATCTGGGCACCACCAACTCCGTGGTCGCCGTCATGGAAGCGGGTCAGCCCAAAGTGCTGATCAACGCCTCCGGCAACCGCGTCACCCCGTCCATCGTCGCCTTCACCGACAAGGACGAACGCCTCGTCGGCCAGCCGGCGAAGCATCAGCAGGTGACCAACCCCAAGAACACCGTCTTCTCCATCAAACGCTTCATGGGCCGACGCCACAAGGAAGTCCACGCCGAGGAGAAGAACGTCCCCTACGAAGTCACCGGCGGTGAAGAGGAACTCGTGCGCGTCAAGGTCCGCAACAAGGACTACACGCCCCAGGAAGTCAGCGCCATGATCCTCGGCGACCTCAAGAAAACCGCCGAAGAATACCTCGGCGACAAGGTCGACAAGGCTGTCATCACCGTGCCCGCCTACTTCAACGACTCCCAACGCCAAGCCACCAAGGAAGCCGGCGAAATCGCGGGCCTCAAGGTCGAACGCATCATCAACGAGCCCACCGCGGCAGCGCTCGCCTACGGCCTGGACAAAAAGGCCAACGAAAAAGTCGCCGTGTTCGACCTCGGCGGCGGTACGTTCGATATCTCCATCCTCGACATCGGCGACGGCGTGTTCGAAGTGCTCTCGACCAACGGCGACGGACACCTCGGCGGCGACGACTGGGACCAGCGCCTCATCGACTACCTCGCGGACGAATTCAAAAAGCAGGAAGGCATCGACCTCCGCAAGGACGCCATGGCGTTGCAGCGACTTAAGGAAGCCGCTGAAAAAGCCAAGATGGAGCTGTCCACCGCGCAGGAAACCAGCGTCAACCTGCCGTTCATCACCGCAACGCAGGAAGGCCCGAAGCACCTGCAGATCAGCCTCACCCGCGCGAAGTTCGAGCAGGTCTGCTCCGAGTTGTTCGACCGCATCCGCGAGCCGGTGACCAAGGCCATGACCGACGCCGGCCTCAAGGCAGGCGATATCGACGAAGTCGTGCTCGTCGGCGGCTCGACGCGCATGCCCAAGGTGCAGGCCATCGTCAAAGAGCTGTTCGGCAAAGAACCGAACAAGAGCATCAACCCCGACGAAGTGGTCGCCATCGGTGCTGCCATCCAGGGCGGCGTCCTCGAAGGCGACGTCAAAGACGTGCTGCTGCTCGACGTCACCCCGCTGAGCCTCGGCATCGAAACGCTCGGCGGCGTGATGACCAAGCTCATCGAACGCAACACCACCATCCCCACCGAGAAAAGCGAAGTCTTCTCCACCGCGGCGGACAACCAGTCCGAGGTGACCATCCACGTGCTCCAGGGCGAGCGCGACATGGCGGAAGGCAATCGCACGCTCGGCCGATTCAACCTCGCCGGCATCGCCCCCGCCCCGCGCGGCATGCCGCAGATTGAAGTGAAGTTCAAGATCGACGCGAACGGCATCCTCAACGTCTCCGCCACCGACAAGGCGACCAACAAGGAGCAGTCGATCGAAATCAAAGGCTCGACCGGCCTCAGCGAAGAAGAGGTCGAGCGGATGAAGAAAGACGCCGAGGCCCACGCCGACGAAGACAAGCAGAAGCGCGAACTGATCGACACCCGCAACCAGGCGGAGAACCTCGTCTATCAGATCCGCAAGCAGCTTGAAGAGCACGGCGAGAAGGTTGACGCCGACGTCCGCGGCCGTATCGAGTCCGCCCTGTCCAGCGTCGAAGACAAGGTCAAGGGCGACGACGTCGACGCCATCAAGAAAGCCCTCGAAGAGCTCAACAAGGAAGCCCAGGAACTCGGCAAAGCCGTCTACGAAAAGTCCGGCCAGCAGCCCGGCGCTGAAGGTGAGCAACCCAGCGAAGGCGACGCCGGCAAGAAGCCCGACGAAGACGTCATCGACGCCGAGTACGAAGTCAAAGACTGATCAAACCCCGGCCCCCGGGTACCCCCCGGCACCCCCGGCACGCCCGGCAGTCGCTGACAAGCCCGGCAGGTCGCCGGTTTTCATAGATCAACCGCCCCACCCAGTCGCATGGGTGGGGCGGTTTTTTTTATGGGCATGCATCGACACGACGAACACCGCATGCGCCTCGCTCCGCGCCAGCGGACCCGCCGCGGGCGACCAGCACAATTGCATGCAGAGCAGCCCAGGCAAAAAGGGTTGACATACACGACCCGTCAAGTCATCATATATTTGGAACATTTATTCAGGATATCTGAACTTGTCAAATGGCACTCTACAATCGCTCGACCGGGGTCTGCTCGTGCTTGAACTACTGTCGCAAGCGGAGAATGGCCTGTCGTTGCAGGAGTTATGTGACCGACTGACTATGAAGCCGCCGACGATGCACAACCTGCTGCGGACGCTGGCGACGCGGGGCTACGTGGACAAGACGCGTCGGCCGGTGCGTTATCGCCTCGGCTCGGGGCCGCAGGCGCTGGTGCAGCGGCAGTCGCGTCGCGGGCTGCTCAGGCGGGTGGAGGCGATGCTGCCGAGGCTCGTGCAGGCGCTGCCGATGGTCGACCAGGTGCAGTACGCCGAGGCGGTGGGTGGCGAAGTGCTCACCGTGCTTCGCGTGGACCGTGTGCAGCCGGAGCGGATGCAGCGGCCGCACAGCACGCTGTCAGCCTATGGCAGCGCGTCGGGGCTGGTGTTCCATGCCTACTGGCCGGCCGAGCAGCGCGACGCGCACCGTCGGCGGTATCCGTTTGAGGAGTCCGCCAACGCCTTGTGGCCGAGCGTGTCGGCGTTGGACGCGTACCTTGCGCAGGTGCGGCAGCTTGGCTACGCCGTGCCGCCGAGTTCGAGTCGGAGCTGGCGGATGGCGGCCCCGGTGTTCGGCGCGGACGGCCAGCTCGCCGGCGCGCTGGGCGCGTACCGCAGCGCCGACATCGCACCGACCGACGAAGCCGAGCAGACATGCATCGACACCATCACAACCAGCGCCGCCGAGTTGACTCAATCCACCGAACAAACCTGACGAATCCTCTACCCAGGAGTTGAAACCCCATGACCACGACGACCGCCCCGAC
Above is a window of Phycisphaerales bacterium AB-hyl4 DNA encoding:
- the dnaK gene encoding molecular chaperone DnaK, which gives rise to MAKTIGIDLGTTNSVVAVMEAGQPKVLINASGNRVTPSIVAFTDKDERLVGQPAKHQQVTNPKNTVFSIKRFMGRRHKEVHAEEKNVPYEVTGGEEELVRVKVRNKDYTPQEVSAMILGDLKKTAEEYLGDKVDKAVITVPAYFNDSQRQATKEAGEIAGLKVERIINEPTAAALAYGLDKKANEKVAVFDLGGGTFDISILDIGDGVFEVLSTNGDGHLGGDDWDQRLIDYLADEFKKQEGIDLRKDAMALQRLKEAAEKAKMELSTAQETSVNLPFITATQEGPKHLQISLTRAKFEQVCSELFDRIREPVTKAMTDAGLKAGDIDEVVLVGGSTRMPKVQAIVKELFGKEPNKSINPDEVVAIGAAIQGGVLEGDVKDVLLLDVTPLSLGIETLGGVMTKLIERNTTIPTEKSEVFSTAADNQSEVTIHVLQGERDMAEGNRTLGRFNLAGIAPAPRGMPQIEVKFKIDANGILNVSATDKATNKEQSIEIKGSTGLSEEEVERMKKDAEAHADEDKQKRELIDTRNQAENLVYQIRKQLEEHGEKVDADVRGRIESALSSVEDKVKGDDVDAIKKALEELNKEAQELGKAVYEKSGQQPGAEGEQPSEGDAGKKPDEDVIDAEYEVKD
- a CDS encoding IclR family transcriptional regulator, whose translation is MSNGTLQSLDRGLLVLELLSQAENGLSLQELCDRLTMKPPTMHNLLRTLATRGYVDKTRRPVRYRLGSGPQALVQRQSRRGLLRRVEAMLPRLVQALPMVDQVQYAEAVGGEVLTVLRVDRVQPERMQRPHSTLSAYGSASGLVFHAYWPAEQRDAHRRRYPFEESANALWPSVSALDAYLAQVRQLGYAVPPSSSRSWRMAAPVFGADGQLAGALGAYRSADIAPTDEAEQTCIDTITTSAAELTQSTEQT